The proteins below are encoded in one region of Triticum aestivum cultivar Chinese Spring chromosome 1B, IWGSC CS RefSeq v2.1, whole genome shotgun sequence:
- the LOC123127718 gene encoding probable trehalose-phosphate phosphatase 2 yields the protein MDLKTSHNSPVFVDPLPSLALPMTYTTPTSFPSSGLYLNTPKKKPLPSKIEEVRAAGWLDLMLASSPPRKRQSKDFLPHDVQADDLDLRYRNWMVNYPSALGSFEAITELARGKKMALFLDYDGTLSPIVDNPANAVMSDEMRAAVRHVASLFPTAIISGRSRDKVFDFVKLTELYYAGSHGMDIMGPIRKSESNGHHVECVRSTDSEGKEVNLFQPASEFLPMIAEVFENLSESIKDIEGARMEDNKFCVSVHYRNVAPHDYETVHQRVTAVLKDYPCLRLTHGRKVLEVRPVIDWNKGKAVEFLLESLGLNESDDVLPIYVGDDKTDEDAFKVLKANNHGFGILVSSVPKDSDAFYSLRDPSEVMEFLRTLAAWKEGSS from the exons CCTTCACTAGCCTTGCCTATGACGTACACAACACCTACTAGCTTCCCATCTTCTGGGCTTTACCTGAACACCCCAAAGAAGAAACCTCTTCCCAGCAAGATCGAAGAGGTTCGTGCTGCCGGATGGCTTGATCTGATGCTCGCCTCATCACCTCCTCGTAAGAGGCAAAGCAAGGACTTCTTACCCCATGATGTTCAAGCTGATGATCTTGATTTGCGGTATCGTAATTGGATG GTGAATTATCCTTCTGCGTTAGGCTCCTTCGAGGCAATTACTGAGCTTGCCCGCGGGAAAAAAATGGCATTATTTCTTGATTATGATGGAACTCTTTCGCCTATTGTGGACAATCCTGCAAATGCAGTAATGTCTGACGAG ATGCGTGCTGCTGTGAGGCATGTAGCATCACTTTTCCCGACTGCAATCATTAGTGGAAGATCTCGTGACAAG GTATTTGACTTTGTGAAACTAACCGAGCTGTACTACGCCGGAAGTCATGGAATGGACATCATGGGGCCTATTAGGAAGTCTGAGTCCAATGGTCACCATGTGGAATGTGTTAGGTCCACTGATTCAGAG GGTAAAGAGGTCAATCTCTTCCAACCTGCAAGTGAGTTTTTACCTATGATAGCTGAG GTGTTCGAAAATCTTAGTGAGAGTATAAAGGACATCGAAGGTGCAAGGATGGAAGATAACAAGTTCTGCGTGTCTGTGCATTATCGAAACGTTGCACCACAT GACTACGAAACAGTTCATCAGCGTGTAACTGCTGTTCTGAAGGATTACCCTTGTCTTAGGCTTACCCATGGGAGGAAG GTTCTTGAAGTTCGCCCTGTCATTGACTGGAACAAGGGGAAAGCTGTGGAATTTTTGCTTGAATCGCTTGGACTAAACGAGAGCGACGATGTTCTTCCCATCTATGTCGGAGATGACAAGACTGACGAAGATGCATTCAAG GTTCTGAAAGCGAACAACCATGGCTTTGGAATTCTGGTTTCATCTGTGCCCAAGGACAGTGATGCCTTCTATTCCCTGAGGGATCCATCTGAG GTGATGGAATTCCTGAGGACATTGGCAGCATGGAAGGAAGGTTCTAGCTGA